The sequence TCATCGATCGGCAATGGCGATCTCACTCCTCCTCACCCAGCTGCCCCAGCAGTGGCACCTCTTCCTCctagccggcctcctcctcccagtCTTCTCCTACCTGCTGCTGATGACGAGGCGCGGCCCTGAGGAAAGAGGGTTGAGGCTGCCGCCGCGTCCGGCGGGGGTGCCGGTGCTCGGCAACCTGCACCAGCTAGGCCCGCTGCCACACTGCAGCTTGCGCGACCTGGCCGGGCGGCACGGTCCCGTCATGCTCGTCCGCCTCGGCGCGGCGCGAGCGGTGGTGGTTTCCTCCGCGTCGGCGGCGCGCGACGTGATGAGGGCCCACGACGCCGACTGCTGCAGCCGACCCGCGTCGCCAGGCCCCGCGCACCTCTCCTACGGCCGGAAGAGCGTCGCCTTCTCGCCCTACGGCGCCTACTGGCGCGGCATGCGCAGGCTCCTCGCCGCCGAGCTCGTTGGGGCGCGTGGCGTCGGCGCCGCCTGGGCCGCGCGGCGGGAGCAGGTGGACAGGCTCATGTCTGCCCTGGGCAACGCGGCGGAACCGGTGGCGTTGGACGAGCACGTAATCCGCGTCGCCGACGGCATCATCGGCACGGTGGCGTACGGGAGCGTGTACGGCGCGGAGGCGTTCGCGAGCAAGTACGAGCGGTTCCAGCACGTGCTGTTCGAGGGCATGGCCATGTCGGCAAGCTTCTCGGCCGAGGACTTCTTCCCCAACGCCGCCGGCCGCCTCGTCGACCGGCTCGTCGGCGTGGTCGCGCGGCGGGAGAGGATCTTCAGAGACCTGGACGGCTTCTTCGAGGAGGTGCTGGATCATCACCTGGACCCCGCGCGCCGCAGGtcggagagcggcggcggcggcgacctcgtGGACGCCCTCGTCGGCCTCTGCGAGGAGCATGGGTTCACGACGGACCACGTCAAGGCCGTGCTCGTGGACGCGTTCCTCGGCGGCATCGACACGAGCTCCGTGACGATCCTGTGGGCGATGTCGGAGCTCATGAGGAAGCCGCgcgcgctgaagacggcgcaggaggagatccgggCCGCGGTCGCCGGCAACGGCAGCAAGGAGCTGCCGCGCGTGCAGCCGGACGACCTGCCCAAGCTGACGTACCTGAGGATGGTCGTCAAGGAGACGCTGCGGCTGCACCCGCCGGCGACGCTGCTGCTGCCGCGGGAGACGCTGCGGCGGGTGGAGATCGGCGGGTACGAGGTGCCGGCGGGGACGCGGGTGCTGGTGAACGCGTGGGCGATCGGGAGGGAGGCGGCGAGCTGGGGGCCGGACGCGGAGGAGTTCGAGCCGGAGAGGTTCGAGGCGGGCGGGAGGCACGGCAAGGTGGACTTCCGCGGGGCGCACATGGAGCTGGTGCCGTTCGGCGCCGGGCGGCGGATCTGCCCGGGGCTGGCCATGGGCGTGGCGAACGTGGAGTACACTCTGGCCAACATGCTGTGCGGCTTCGAGTGGGCGGTGCCGGAGGGGGAGGAGGTGAGCATGGAGGAGGCCGGCGCGCTGAACTTCCACCGCAAGACGCCGCTGGTGCTCCTGCCCACCCCATACGCACCGCCGGCGTGTGAGTAAATATGTCTTGAGTAAATTAGTTGAACAAATGGAGAAAGGTTGATTGATATGGAGAATGGTATATGCATCAgtcttttttttgtgtgtgtgttgagttCAAGTATAAATTGTTGCTCCGAGTTTATATCTAGGGCAAATACATCTTGTTAAGAAATTGAACTAGTGTGCATATATTGACATATGTACAATGAGGGTGATGTTCAATCTTATTTACAGCAAACTAGCACAGTATTGTGAGGGCATCGCCTCAGAATATAATGTTCGAGATTAGAAGGATATATACTTCGGAAATAACATGCTTATACAGCCACCACTCAATCGAAAATCCTTGAAATATATGCACTTCAGTAGTTGGATTCATCAGCGCGGAGGCATGTGCAGGCGAGAGCGCTAGCGGACCGATTTACGTGCTTGAGAGCGGCTTTGGGTAAGCTCTATGGATCGGTTAGGACTGGTCCTAGAAGCTTCCAAGCATTTTGCCCTCTCCTTTTTTGTGTGTTTTCTATATAGgtcttttcatttttttccttaTCTGTTCGTTTTCCttgtcattttttcttttttttcttcatctTTCAAATACATGTAGACTTTTTGAAATACACATTCCCTTATACAGATTGAACATTTTCCTAATACAGATTTAACATTTGCAGGTATATGTTGaacattttcaaatacaagttgatttttttaaatacacaatgaactTGTTTAATGCACATTGTGATTTATCTGAATAGacggtgaacatttttcaaacacac comes from Triticum aestivum cultivar Chinese Spring chromosome 5B, IWGSC CS RefSeq v2.1, whole genome shotgun sequence and encodes:
- the LOC123117747 gene encoding 4-hydroxyphenylacetaldehyde oxime monooxygenase-like; the encoded protein is MAISLLLTQLPQQWHLFLLAGLLLPVFSYLLLMTRRGPEERGLRLPPRPAGVPVLGNLHQLGPLPHCSLRDLAGRHGPVMLVRLGAARAVVVSSASAARDVMRAHDADCCSRPASPGPAHLSYGRKSVAFSPYGAYWRGMRRLLAAELVGARGVGAAWAARREQVDRLMSALGNAAEPVALDEHVIRVADGIIGTVAYGSVYGAEAFASKYERFQHVLFEGMAMSASFSAEDFFPNAAGRLVDRLVGVVARRERIFRDLDGFFEEVLDHHLDPARRRSESGGGGDLVDALVGLCEEHGFTTDHVKAVLVDAFLGGIDTSSVTILWAMSELMRKPRALKTAQEEIRAAVAGNGSKELPRVQPDDLPKLTYLRMVVKETLRLHPPATLLLPRETLRRVEIGGYEVPAGTRVLVNAWAIGREAASWGPDAEEFEPERFEAGGRHGKVDFRGAHMELVPFGAGRRICPGLAMGVANVEYTLANMLCGFEWAVPEGEEVSMEEAGALNFHRKTPLVLLPTPYAPPACE